A window of Loxodonta africana isolate mLoxAfr1 chromosome 3, mLoxAfr1.hap2, whole genome shotgun sequence genomic DNA:
ACCCTCATTTCTGGTCATGAATTTTAAGGTCCAGCCAAACTTAACGAAAGCTCAGTCATATCCCTCTGCTCACAATTCCCCAAATCTTTTGATCATCGTCAGTCAGTCCCTATTCCACCCTGAAAAGACTAGGTATCTATTAAACATTTCCAACTGAATATGATTACCCATCTTGAAATTCTAAACTTGAAATATTCTTAATGTTGTCCAACATCTGTGTAGCACTTACTCCTTTACACAGTATTTTCACTTTGATATGGACGTACACTTTATACCACTTACTCTGTGCCTGGGACGGTTCTTAGCACCTGGCACATATATATTTTCATAACAACTCTATGGCATAGGCACCATCATCGCCTCAGCTTTagagacgaggaaactgaggcacagagaggtcctCGCCCAAAGTCATACAGCTTAGTAAGCCATGCAAGCAGGATCGGTTCTTAGGTAGTTGGGTTCCAGAGTCTTCCCGTCTTGACCAATATACTGTGCTATGGAGCTTAGACTTAAAGGAAGGACTTTTAAAGCTGAGATGGAAGATGCAGACACTATACTATGCTGCACCAATAccccaataaaccaaaaacaaagcacTGACACTTGTGAACCGTTAGAAGAAATGCCTGGACACTGCAGAGGCAACACTATCACTTCAGTTTGGGTCCCTTTTCAGAAAGGATCCCATTTTGGCCCACTCCTGCCCAAAAAACTTCCACCTTATACCCTACAGTGTCCTTTGTGTAAACCTTCAAGTAATTATGTGGGATACTTGAGTGGCACCAAGGGATGTTACTTTGAGCATCTATAAAAACCATTATAACTTTGGGAAGAACAGAAGTTTGCTGAGTGATGAGTTATCAGATGGTCTTCCTGACCTGGAAGCATGTGGGATCCCGGCTGCCCTACCACACAGCTACTCTCCCCAGCAAGTGCCAGGCTGCAGTCCTCCATCAGCAACAAtactcactgttgttgttgttacctgccccTGACTCATGCTATCTCAGGCACAGCTgtaacgctgcccggtcctgcaccatccccaagaTTGGTTGTGGACTGAactcttgtgatccacagggctttcattggctgatttttggaaggagatccccaggcctttcttccttgtccgtCTTAGTCTTAAgtctcactgaaacctgttcagcatcatagcaacatgcaagcctccactgacaggcagatGGTGGCTGCCTGagcctccctcatggaaggcaagaattctaccactgaacctccactgCACTGATTCCTTAATAGGGTTATGCTTGTACAGGCACAGCAGAAGGTAAAACCAGGGGTTCCTTTCATGAAGTCTACTTTTCAGTATGTATCAGGTTCATCGATAGTTAAAAATTAAAGCTAAAACTCAATTTAACCACTTCCAAAAATTTTGCTACAAGGCTAGGAAACAAAACTTGTTGCTAGTTTTCATTTCAAGAAAACCTAAATGTCATACAATTAAGCTGATTTTTGTTTGAACAAGTAATCTTAGGGATTTGAAATGCCCCAGAGAATATTAAACTTAAGCACAAAAAAAAGGATCACCATTTAACCTACACAGGGACAGAGGAACATTCTTCAATCTTTTGATCAACAGAACACATTTTAAAGTCATCCATGGAGTTCTGGTTCACTATCGGTCCTCCGTTCATAACAGGGCAAGGTGGGATATGAAAATGAAAAGCAATGTTAACTGCGAGAAACCAACTGGGAGGTAAAGCCGCAGGTAGATTTTGGGATCCATTGCTCTCTTAGGATGTAATCCAACAGACCTGGCAGTAACCTGGCTGGGCCGTGCCCTAAGGTGGGCACTTCTTACATCCAGTAATAAGCTTCTTGATTTTGTCCTGGAGAAGACGACACTGGTCCTTTTGGCAACAAGTCCGAAACCCAAAGTTCACAAAGCATGCCTGGGATTTTAAATATCCACAGGCTTCTTGGGACTCCAGGTAACAGTTAACTAGCGCTGCACGCGGCaaagcagggtgtccagggacgaGCCCGAATTCGGGGACCCCAGGGCATCTCCATCGATCCCTCCCTCCCGGCTCCGGACTCTGTAAACCTGTTCGTACCAGGATCTGGCACAGACTAAAGGCTGGATAACGTGAGCTGTTGTCGTAAAGATACCTGATCAGGGCGACGGCAATTTCGGGGGCTCCAACGGGTCGTGGCGGCGACTCCCGGATGGCTCGGTCCTCCGCAGAAAGTCGGGGTGCGGCTTGCTGTGGGGCGGCCCTGTCGGGTGGAGCCTCAGCTGCGGCCTCGGGAGGAGGCCCTAAGGGGGCGCCCAGCGGGTAGGCCTGGCCTCGGCTCCTGACCCGGGAGGGGCGGCCCGGCGGACCCTTCCCCGGCCCCTCGGCACCCGGCTCCCTGCGGCGGACTCAGGTGGCGCCTCCTCTGCCGCCCCACGCCTCGGAGCCACAGCGGCGGTGACAGCCGAGGAGCAGCCCGGGCCGCCTCCTTCCATCACCCGGGCCGCGGCCGCTGCTCTCATGACAACCGAGCCCTGCTCGGCGGCGGGGGACCTGTACGCGTGCGCAGGACTGCGTCGCGACCTTGACCCCGGATGCGCCTGAGTCCAGGCAAGCCCCGCCCCACGCCCCGGGCTTCTGGGTAATGTAGTTTACGAGGGGCGGCCGGGCCTCAGTCGGTTCCAGGGAATCCCAGCTACTGTCTGTGTCCAGGCGGCCACCAACACCTCGAGGATGTTTGCAATGTTCCAGAAACCTAAGACCTTCAAGCTGCGGGCCCTGCATAGCGAGAAGAAGTTCGGAGTGGCGGGTAGGAGCTGCAAGGAAGTGCTGCGGAAAGGATGCCGCCAGTTCCAGGTCCTCTGCCAGCCCGCCCCGCGCTCGCCTCGGTCTCGGGCAGGTGGGCGCCCAGCCTCCCCTGCGGCGCCATGAGAGGTTGGGGTGGCCCCTGCCTGGCCCGTGGTCCCCGCGCGCCAGGGAGCTCGTGTGCCCTTCTGCAAGGGAGAGAGCGTGTCAAAGCCTGCCAGTCGGGTAGGAAGTGGGTCAAGCTAGAGACTCACAAGAAAAAGGCCCACAGAAGGGTAGGGACTTAACTGGACACTCGGTTTATAGGCTTCGGGCCGTCTTAGGAGGTATTTCTTTTGCTGGAAGAGGGTGAAGCATTCGGTGGgtaggtttctctccactgtatGGTCTTAACTAATGGTGATACTACTCATTTATTGTTTTTTCGCCACCACCAAGGCTACACTAAGCTCATACCGTGCTTAATGGACACATTGTACCGTTTAAACCAAACCGCACcggctgccgttgagtcaattctgactcatagcgacccaataggacagagtagaactgcctcgtagggtttccaaggagcagctgattggagtcgaactgcctaccttttggttataaAACCCTATGAGGACAAAATTACTacatcttaaaaaaacaaaaagttgccaTCAGAGGTGATTAGGACTCCTGGCGCCCCCATGTgttgtgagagtagaactgttctccatcgggttttcaatgtctgcttgttaggaagtagattggcaggacTGTCTTcggaggagcctctgggtggacttgaacctccaaccttaaggttagcagtggagcatgtTAACTGATTTTCACCACCCATCCACATCTTACAGGTGGAGAAACTAAAAATGAACGTAGTTTACACCAACTGTGCCCTTACCATGCACCAGACATTGTGCACTCTTTATGTGGGTTCTACTATCCAGTCCAGAAAAGAGCCCTATGGGTTCAGTACTAACATCCTCATGTACAGAGGAGGAAGCACGCACAGAGAGACTAAGTAGCTGAGTAACTTGCCCATAGCTACAAAGTAACGGGGGCTGCATTTAAACCCAGGATTGTCTAATTCTAAAGGAGttcttggatggtgcaaatggttaagcacttgactactagctgaaaggatggcagttcaaacccccaggtacctcggaagacaggcctggcaatctggttctgaaaagtcacagccttgaaaaccctatggagcacttcacacacatgaggtcatcacaagtcggaatcaactccgtgacaactaacaacaacaacatataattcCAAAGCCTGTTTCAGTATCTTAGCAGAGCCTCTGAAGGGATTAGGGCTGTTGCAAAATGGCTAAGATGTGGGATGTCCTCCTCGGACTTATAGCGCCATGCCTGGCACACACACAGGTTCAACACCTAGTTGTGGAACAATACAGCATTTTAGCAAAGAGGGTTCTTGCAGGTCCTTGACACCTCTTCCAGACGGTGCTCAGGTGCTCACCAGAAATTGAGGAGAGAATAAGACGTGCTGCTTTTCCTCTTCAAAACCGGAGGGTGTGGTGAACGTCTGAGGTGGGGAGAAGCTCCAGGgaatctgtgctccatagggttttcagtggcccatcttctgagttgccttgggtggacttgaatcattTCATTCACCATTAGCCACCTGGGCTCCCACAGCCCACCGCGACCCCTACCCCAAATGTTCCTGTAGCTCTTGAGCATAATAGTGGAGCGCAGGGGTTTATGAAGCAGCCTGGGACAGTTTTCCTTCTTCTGACTTGGATCACACCACAGCCTGGACTGGagacaggagacctgggttctggtCGCACATCTGCTGCTAACTCTGTGTGCTCACGGGTAGATGGCcactttacctctctgtgcctcagttttcccatctgtaaaatgagggggtTGAGCTAAGATAGTCTCCAAAGGTCCTCCTGGCACTAACATTTCCTGAATGGGTTTATACTAGTGCCAGggttgcaaaccctggtggcatagtggttaagagttcggctcctatccaaaaggttgccagttcgaatccaccaggtgctccttggaaaccctacaagggcagttctgctctgtcactatgtgttggaattcatggcaatggatttggtttttttttttttggtttacatgtgTAGGGCAGAGGTGGGCAGTGGGAGGAGGATTGCCATAAAAATTCCTAAAATTGATCAATGTCAAACAATAGGGAGCCAAGCCTCAGGAAATTAACAGTACAGTGTACTGATCACACTCTTGTTGACAGAGGCAGTTCTCAGTAAGATGTTCCCCTTCATTAACCATTGCCTCTGAGAAaatgggagtccctgagtggagcaaataataatgcactcggctgctaacagcaAGGTCGAAGTCTACCcagggatgcctcagaagaagggcctggcgatctacttcccaaagtTCAGCCACTGAAAgtcctgtggagcgcagttctactgtgacactgaggggtcgccacgagtcaggactgactcagcagcaactgtttttttttttttttttttttaactggttatGAAAACTCATCAAGTAGGCATGTCCAGAGATGTGTAGTCCTTGTCAGTGAGATGTTAATAGGCTTAGTAAATGCAGTTACAGGTGGTTTTCTGAAATCGACTCTATTTTTAGTGCCCTCAGGATCTGTGTGGCGAATCCTATAAAGCAAGCAGACAccaattcatatatatatattttatgtgacTTTCCAAATTTTAGAATGACTTAAAGCAAAGTGCCCTTGTTTGGATGCGCCGAGTTTTAGACACTAAATGTTTGTCTCAGTTGACCTTGACTTTTTAAAACACTGCGAGGTCTTGTTCTCTGGGGGGATTGCAGATGACAAACCTCATCCTGCCGCTCTGAGAGAGGCCCCCCGAGGCCCCATCAGTCAGCGGCCTGCCTGCTCTTCCTCTTCCCCACTCTCTGCCCACAGCTCCCCGAGTCTGGCTGCCGCCTGTGCCTGTATGAGGATGGCACCGAGCTGACTGGAGACTACTTCCCGAGTGTCCCTGACAACTCAGAGCTCGTGCTGCTCACCGCGGGCCAGACCTGGCAGGGCTGTAAGTAGAGAGACCTCTGAGGTGGGCGGGGAAGCATGTGGGGCTTAGTGAGCGGGTCCTGGGGGTTCGATCCCAGGAAGGGCTCCCCCTTGCTGTAAGATCTAGAGCGTAAGGGAAGAAGTCTTCTGGAGTTGGCAGTAGACAACACTGCTTAGATGGCTGGGTCCTAAGTCTTCTTGCCCAGGGACTCAGTTCAGTTTGTTgttctaaatcttttttttttttaattctttttatttgtatTCACTGGAGGTGTcctgttgtgtgccactgagttgattctgactcatagcgaccctatagaacagagtagaactgccccacagggtttccaaggagcagctggtggatttgaactgccagccttttggttagcagcctgagctctagcgaccctataggacagagcagaactctgggttccaaggctgtgatctttacagctggtaaccgagaggttggcagtttgaactcaacaGTTAGTCTGCaagagcaagatgtggcagtctgattccgtaaagatttacagccttggaaaccctaggacagagtaaacccttagaaaccctaggacagagtaaactgtccctatagggtttctaagaagtggctggtagatttgaactgatgacatttgggttagcagccaagctcttaactactgtgccaccagggcttcaattaaaggaaaaggagtgatatatgggaattacaaTTTACAAGTAATAttagcacaaaaaactaaggattctgtatggtctaaTATGGGAAGAGGTCCATGGGGGGATaataccatgagttactgcactgggtgacatgAACCCTGATGATGCCACTGCCCCATGCTGGTGAGAAATATCACTGTGTGCCCTGCCCTTCCATCTCCAGGGCTGTCTGGCTCTTGGTGCAAATGGAGTCAAGTGTCAGGAGATGTGTCTGGTGCCCCAGGAAGGCAGTGGGCACTCAGAGGAGTGGAGGTACAGATTTTGCCCCCTCTGCTGCAGTGACAGAAAGAGAAGCCTGGGAGGGGCAGCCCTGCCCACAGGCTGCACATTTGTAGCTGAAAGAGGGTAGACTAGGGCGTGTGCTCTCTTGCTTACTCTgtctctcactctctgtctctgcccctcagtttctttgtgtctctgtctctctctttgtctttggctctctttctttctctctctctctctggtacTTTGTCTCCATCTCTTCTGGAACCTTTTGTAGTCattcttttccaaaattgttttagctCCTTTGCCTTTCCGTGTGAATTTTAGAATAATCTTGCCTATATCTACAAAATATTtttctgggattttgataggaattgtgtTAAGCCTGTTTATCAGTTTGAAGAGAACTGAtatctttactatgttgagtcttttGACCCACGAACATTGTATGTCTCACCCCTTACCTAGACTATCTTTGATTACTTTCATCAGCATTCTGTAGTTTTTAAGCATTCAAATCTGGTGCATGTTTTGTTAGACTTAagcctaagtatttcatttttctttaataacTATAAAgggtattatatttttaattctggTTTCCACATGTTtgttgctagtgtatagaaataaagttgatttttgtattttgattttgatcttatatcctgtgaccttgctgaacttgcttattagttctaggagttttttttttttttaagtagattctgtgaggttttgtcatctgtgttagggacagttttatttctttccaatctttatgcccttcttttctttcctattgCATTAGCCCGCTTGCCTCGAGAGCACATCTCTTGGCCTGGGATCTTTTGGGTGATGGACGTGGTTTATGTCATCCTGAGAAGGATGACATAAGGGCCAAGGATGGGCAAGATGCTCCTTATCCTGCCCTGGCTGTGAGGTCTGGATGCCTAGGTCTGGTCCTTGGTCATCTCCAGCAGGTCTGTGTCCCCGAGAAAGCATATTCAGATGCAAGTGCCTCATGAGGAAGCCCCATTTTCACAGTGAGAATAGTAGTTCTCATCTCCTAGTTAtgaaacggttaagtgcttggttgctaaccaaaaggttggcagtccaagcCCACGcagtggctccacggaagaaagacctggcaatctgctcccataaagattatagcctaggaaaccctactgggtAGTTCTGCCCAGTCACATGGGTTTCCTGTGATCAAAATCGACTGACAGCacatgacaacaataacaacagttgtgGTGAGGCTTAAGTACCTGCAAAGCACATAGCGAGCACTGGAAGATGCTGGAAGTGCTAGTGAGAGCTAACTGCTCCTGCGCGGGGCGGGAAGCCAGTGATTCCACCACATGTTCCTCAGGGTGGGTGGCAGGGTGGATGGCAGACCGTGCTTAGATCTGGGCAAGAATGTCACCACAGAAACTACCTTCATCTGGCCATGAGCATCACTGTGAGCAGCTGGCATCTGCTGTTGGCAGTGCCCAGACTCTGACAATGGAGGTGGATGCGGGAGGAGCCTTTCCTGCTGGCCTGGCAGTGCCGTGCTCTGAAGGCTTCCCGAGGACCCTGTGCCCTTCTGTTTCCCTCTTCTGGTGGCAGATGCCAATGACATCGGTCGCTTCCTCAGTGTGTTTCACAAGCCGCACGTGGGCGTCATCCAGGCTGCCCGACAGCTGCTCTCCGATGAGCAGTCCCCCCTGAGGCAGAAGCTGCTGGCGGACTTCCTTCACAATGTCAGTGAGAACATCGCGGCTGAGACCAGAGCTGAGGACCAGCAGTGGTTTGAGGGTACGTTGCGGGAGAGAGCTGAATGGGCAAGGGCTTCCTCAGAGCCAGAGATGTCAGGGTTAATTGGATTCTACTTCAATGTCTATAAATAAGCTCACAAGATGAAGGGGTCTGCCTGGTACCTCTGGGGGTCAGGGTAGAAGACCTGAACAAAGTGTTGCCAAGTGGGGGCTTGGCAAAGACTGGGAAGCCCACTCTGCATGACGTGGGTCACAGAGAGTCCAGGGCAGCCCTCCAGACTGGCCTTTATACCAAGCAGAAGCAACTCTGAGAGATGACAATcctctcagaaaaggagggtttgAGGTACTAGCCAGGCAAAAGCCCCTTGTAGTTGTTTGAGATGCCCCATGCTGGTGAACCAGAAGAATCTGCCTCTgctaaaaagcaaaccaaaaaaaacccaaacccagtgccatcgagttgatttcggctcatagcgatcctatacctagaactggcccatagagtttccaaggattcgaactgctgaccctttggttagcagctgtagcacttaaccactacgccaccagggtttccaaaaagcaaacAGACAGACAAAAAACAAAGATCTTATGCGTATCACTCCTAGAATCCTTCTCAAGAAGAAGGAACTTGACCTTCACTTCTGACCAGCCGGGCAGAGGAATGCTTGAGGGGCCGGGCCACATGCAGACCCCAGGAACCTGGCTTGCTCCCATAGCagtctcctcttcttcctctcagGTTTGGAGTCCCGATTTAGGAACAAGTCAAGCTATTTGAGATACAGCTGCGAGAGCCGGATCCGGAGTTACCTGAGAGAGGTGAGTCCACGTTGACGCTGGGTTGCTGAGTGGTTTAAGAGGCCGCTCAGCCAGCTCAGGGAGCTTCTCGTCCCAGCGGTGAGTGCAGAAGTTGGCAGTGTCACCCCCCGCTTTGGTGCTTGTACAGATCTAGTCAGGCTGCTCTGAAGAAACAAGCCAGTGCCCTACCTGCTTGCACTATAGAAGTACATGGCTGCACAGTTTTCCTCGTCTGCCCGGCTTCTCATGCATGGTTCTAGCATTTGAGTACCATTCTCCTCAGAGGATAATGCTGGAGTCTTTCAGGGACTGGCTGCCCTTGACTGGAATTGCCTTTTCCCAGAAGCTGCCAAGTCAGAACTTTTCCCCCTTCCAAGCTGCTTGTAATTCTCTCTACAGTTTTTGAATAGAGCCAACCTTTGGGTGTCTTCATCTGTCAGGCCATTCAGTTCTGAGATGAACTTACCCAAATCAACCGCTTTTCTCTGTCCACCGTTAGCTGTGACTGATGTCTACACGGTTGGCCAGTAGCCTTTCTTTTTGCCTGAACTTTCATTTATTTCCCTCTCCCATGGTAAAGTGTGGTAGGCTGATCTCTGAGGAATGGAAAGGGCTGAGTTGAGCTTGTTGCGTGGAATACCTTCCCGAGGCGCTTTGAGTAATGGTTGGGTCTGAGCTCTGACTTTGTGGCTAAATAGCGTAACTCCCCCGTTGTCTGGGAGGTGTGAGAAAGAGACGGATGTGGATTTAAAGTGTAAATGCTCCCGGTGGAAACTGCTCTTAGCCTTCAAGAAGAAATCAGTTCTTGGGTTCATTGTCCCCGACGTGATCTCTATTTAGCTTCCCTTTCAACAAAGAAATAGGCCCAGTTGACAAATGAAGTTCAAAGTAAGAGAGAGCCTCGGAGTGGGGCACTAGAGCGTGCCCGTAAATGGAGGGAGAATTGGACCCATTCTGGGGTAATTGAGTTGCGTGGTCCTTGCACTTTGCCAGTAAATTGGGTTTTGTGCAGCTCCCTTCAGATCTCTTATAGTGGGATGAGGAGCGGAGGGGCGGGCTTGGGGGCTGCTTCCAGAAGTGACTTCTGGGCTCAGACATCTGTGAAGATACGAAGCATATGAGACATGAGTTCCTGGGAATGTGCTTTGAGTGTGAAGCCAAGCAGCATGCCCCACTGGGCTCTGTCTGCCCTGGTGTTCCTAGGAGTTCTCAGCTGCCGGCCCCCTTGTTGAGGGTGGAGCACGATTGTGGGGCCTGGGGGAAGAAATGGGTGTGGGCAGCAGCTCACAGCACAAGCCCCTGGGTTTCTGTCTGTCTGTAATGGTTTCTGCCCTTCTGCTTGGAGATAAACCATGTGGCCGTCTTATTCCCCA
This region includes:
- the DFFB gene encoding DNA fragmentation factor subunit beta; the encoded protein is MFAMFQKPKTFKLRALHSEKKFGVAGRSCKEVLRKGCRQFQLPESGCRLCLYEDGTELTGDYFPSVPDNSELVLLTAGQTWQGYANDIGRFLSVFHKPHVGVIQAARQLLSDEQSPLRQKLLADFLHNVSENIAAETRAEDQQWFEGLESRFRNKSSYLRYSCESRIRSYLREVASCASMVSAGAQEEYTRILGRMSQKLKSAQYHGSYFDRGARADDRLCTPEGWFSCQGPFDMDDCLSKHSINPYSNRESRIVFSTWNLDHIIEKKRTIVPTLAEAVKEQDGREVDWEYFYSLLFTSENLKLVHIACHKKTTHNLICDPSKIYRPKVGLKKKRPARKRT